One Trachemys scripta elegans isolate TJP31775 chromosome 4, CAS_Tse_1.0, whole genome shotgun sequence genomic region harbors:
- the LOC117876321 gene encoding zinc finger protein 436-like, with the protein MGNGAQGLSPLGGASSNPAPGQGDRLAQGSGDGIDQVGDYLWSLQWHLGSYTRDHVNSIVFTVCPVITHQAPVGFEEVAVYFSREEWGLLDEGQRQLYRDVMQENYQTLISLAGFPVPDPAVISWMEPGEEPRVPDLQGSEESEITRTAGERRWRQNQENPIQGSLKRLEPQQTFPGIARKWAMQNSSPGRTWGSQQGALGARGQEVPPPGRSATSGRRERGFGRLLGILFEPSAVARPPRPREHGRAPGRSKGSGRPYGCTECDKSFRQKPHLVTHLRTHTGEWPYLCAACGRAFGQSSNLIEHQRPHAGETRFRCPDCGKSFCLSSSLAQHRCLHAGERPYRCAQCGRSFCHKHQLTRHHQGHAEEETGAHPTICSECGKSFTRSSLLAQHQRVHTGERPYQCTECGKSFSRSSTLIQHWRTHTGERPNTCTECGKGFSQRSDLVKHLRTHTGERPYQCPDCGQSFSRSSDLIKHQRIHTGERPYICPDCGKGFSRSSDLFQHQRTQRGEKPYTCTECGKKFSRSSNLIRHQRTHTGERPYVCPDCGRGFSQNSHYTDHQRSHRHEKPYHCTQCGKDFGRSSTLVKHWRTHTREIL; encoded by the exons ATGGGGAATGGGGCAcaaggcctttcccctctagggggtgccagctccaatccagccccagggcagggggaccggctggctcAGGGCAGCGGGGACGGGATAGATCAGGTTGGGGACTATCTGTGGTCACTGCAGTGGCATTTGGGGAGTTACACAAGAGACCATGTGAACAGCATTGTTTTCACTGTCTGTCCTGTAATCACTCACCAGGCGCCGGTGGGGTTCGAGGAGGTGGCCGTGTATTTCTCCCGGGAGGAGTGGGGACTCCTGGACGAAGGGCAGAGGCAGctctacagggacgtcatgcaggagaattaCCAGACTCTGATCTCGCTGG CAGGATTCCCCGTCCCAGACCCGGCCGTGATCTCCTGGATGGAGCCCGGGGAAGAGCCGAGGGTCCCGGATCTCCAGGGCTCTGAGGAAAGCGAGATCACCCGCACAG caGGCGAGAGGCGCTGGAGGCAGAACCAGGAGAATCCCATCCAGGGAAGCCTCAAGAGGCTGGAACCTCAGCAGACCTTCCCGGGGATAGCCCGGAAGTGGGCCATGCAGAACTCTAGCCCGGGCAGGACTTGGGGGAGCCAGCAGGGGGCCCTTGGTGCTAGAGGGCAGGAGGTGCCCCCGCCTGGCAGATCTGCTACATCTGGCCGCCGGGAGCGAGGCTTCGGCCGGCTCCTGGGCATCCTCTTCGAGCCCTCGGCCGTGGCAAGGCCGCCTCGGCCCAGGGAGCATGGGAGGGCCCCTGGGCGCAGCAAGGGCTCTGGGAGGCCCTACGGCTGCACCGAGTGCGACAAGAGCTTCCGGCAGAAGCCGCACTTGGTGACTCACCTGCGCACCCACACGGGCGAGTGGCCCTACCTGTGCGCTGCCTGCGGCCGGGCCTTCGGCCAGAGCTCCAACCTGATCGAGCACCAGCGCCCCCATGCCGGCGAGACCCGCTTCCGCTGCCCtgactgcgggaagagcttctgtctcagctccagcctggcacAGCACCGGTGCCTCCACGCAGGGGAGCGGCCCTACCGCTGCGCCCAGTGCGGGAGGAGCTTCTGCCACAAGCACCAGCTGACCCGGCACCACCAGGGACACGCCGAGGAGGAGACCGGT GCACACCCCACCATCTGCAGCgagtgtgggaagagcttcacCCGGAGCTCCCTGCTGGCCCAGCACCAGCGGGTGCACACGGGGGAGCGCCCCTACCAGtgcactgagtgtgggaaaagcttcagccgCAGCTCCACCCTCATCCAGCACTGGAGgacccacaccggggagcggcccaATACGTGCACCGAGTGCGGGAAGGGATTCAGCCAGCGCTCCGACCTGGTGAAGCACCTGCGCACCCACACCGGGGAGCGCCCCTACCAGTGCCCCGACTGCGGTCAGAGCTTCAGCCGCAGCTCGGACCTCATCAagcaccagcgcatccacaccggggagcggccctacATCTGCCCTGACTGCGGGAAGGGCTTCAGCCGCAGCTCCGACCTCTTCCAGCACCAGCGCACCCAGCGCGGCGAGAAACCTTACACGTGCACCGAGTGCGGGAAGAAGTTCAGCCGCAGCTCCAACCTCATCCGCCACCAGCGCACCCACACGGGCGAGAGGCCCTACGTCTGCCCCGACTGCGGGCGCGGCTTCTCCCAGAACTCCCACTACACGGACCACCAGCGGAGCCACCGCCATGAGAAACCCTACCACTGCACCCAGTGCGGCAAGGACTTCGGGCGCAGCTCCACCCTGGTCAAGCACTGGCGCACACACACCAGGGAGATCCTGTGA